One region of Triticum aestivum cultivar Chinese Spring chromosome 6B, IWGSC CS RefSeq v2.1, whole genome shotgun sequence genomic DNA includes:
- the LOC123135699 gene encoding probable serine/threonine-protein kinase PIX13 — translation MANICGGRERDRVAADYRPSGPDEESGLQEPNSGTINSITSSSPTTSFMASAGSDGTNGGTKQGCFLEGQVLEAPNLRKFTFLEIQTATRNFRPNSFIGVGAFGCMYKAWVDEKTMNPITSGPGMAVAIMHGKEEWQKFLAVHLQSDIKLLGRFSHPNLVKLLGYCWEGKELFLVNEFMAQGSLEDHLFTVSGRCLPLSWEQRLKIAIGAARGLAFLHASEKKAMYRDLKASKILLDADYNAKLSDFGLAKLGSTGNSRMTIMPTRTHGYAAPEYVISGLLYEQSDVYGFGVMILEMLSGQLAKDPNRPKGQTNIIDWAKSLTDRRKLSHFMDPRLKGQYNSKQARQALHVALSCLARDPWSRPSMKVVLEALEQI, via the exons atggCGAACATCTGCGGTGGCCGGGAAAGGGATCGTGTGGCAGCAGATTACCGGCCGTCTGGCCCAGATGAGGAATCTGGTCTCCAAGAACCTAATTCAG GGACAATAAACTCCATAACAAGCAGCAGTCCCACCACCAGCTTCATGGCCTCTGCCGGCAGCGACGGTACAAACGGTGGAACCAAACAGGGGTGTTTCCTCGAAGGCCAAGTACTGGAGGCACCGAACCTCCGGAAATTCACATTCCTTGAGATCCAGACAGCTACCAGGAACTTCAGGCCAAATAGTTTCATAGGGGTGGGGGCTTTCGGGTGCATGTACAAAGCGTGGGTCGATGAGAAGACGATGAACCCGATAACGAGTGGCCCTGGCATGGCTGTTGCTATCATGCATGGAAAGGAGGAATGGCAG AAATTTCTGGCTGTCCATTTGCAATCGGACATAAAACTATTGGGAAGGTTCTCCCACCCAAACCTTGTCAAGCTACTGGGCTACTGCTGGGAGGGCAAGGAACTATTTCTTGTGAATGAGTTCATGGCCCAAGGGAGCTTGGAAGACCATCTATTCACAG TTTCAGGAAGATGTCTTCCACTATCATGGGAacagaggctgaagatcgccatcggTGCAGCTCGAGGACTTGCTTTCTTGCATGCATCAGAGAAGAAAGCTATGTACCGCGACTTGAAGGCTTCCAAGATTCTTCTAGATGCA GACTATAACGCGAAGCTCTCTGATTTTGGGCTTGCTAAGCTTGGGTCAACCGGCAACTCGCGTATGACTATCATGCCCACACGCACCCACGGCTATGCAGCTCCAGAATATGTAATAAGTG GCCTTCTGTATGAGCAGAGCGACGTTTACGGTTTCGGGGTTATGATCCTGGAGATGCTGTCCGGTCAGCTTGCGAAGGATCCCAACCGCCCCAAGGGGCAAACAAACATCATCGACTGGGCAAAGTCATTGACTGACCGGAGAAAACTCTCTCATTTTATGGACCCCCGGCTCAAGGGCCAATACAACTCCAAACAAGCCCGGCAGGCGTTGCATGTGGCgctgagctgtttggctagggacCCTTGGAGCAGGCCCTCGATGAAGGTGGTTCTCGAGGCGCTCGAGCAGATCTAG